From Rutidosis leptorrhynchoides isolate AG116_Rl617_1_P2 chromosome 3, CSIRO_AGI_Rlap_v1, whole genome shotgun sequence, a single genomic window includes:
- the LOC139899858 gene encoding uncharacterized protein: protein MTFAVRLKPQNSNKSVAAADFANCVPEARAIAVHPSSAVIFFCLHNCVADYNGESCEKKKKKDDKTDTPNDVVSVHQAAKRASLRRCVVNSGPALQLLTPLLQHGVTPIYSLSAAFDSSGGVFPSMHSLAFFWCFSRGSLATISPLYRDCGDCTYVCAHCGSLFWHAEHIRSYFKDKKLHYHCCCENGCVQLPSYEEPPGALKELLETRGFMDNVRAYNQMFSMTSFGARIDVTINDGRSPYVFKVLGQIYHWIGSLCPQPGACSRFLQLYIYDTGSEVENRMAHFDGGDSDRICEGIVRKLIHMLDSHNELVRLIRTARDKCNAAEIPTFKIRLFSVTGSKQHSLPTYDAIGAIVFDAGPQALSDYDVIIHPRSEYPRRVNKLHPSYMSLQFPLMFFFGEPGFHPGLKLVDAPGSTGGRVRKMTMNMFYCYQLHDRFNSYSLMLRLGRLFQQYVITVYCSIELDRMDYIRKKRKDIRKDYLSGLYDAISRGDQNSSDVGSRTILPASFTGGPRYMYSHYLDALVICRVFGNPQFFVTFNFNVRWLEIARYLQPFPRLTASDRADIVARVFHFKVKEFVTFLKDGKPLVLYTIEFQKRGLPHCHTLVWLHSSSSSPISERIDDYISAELPDPRTDLAGYALISATMMHGPCGIPNLRASCMEGPTCTKKFPKKYNDKTFFDADGRAHYRRHNTGVYTTSSGVHLDNSYVVPYNRLLCMTF, encoded by the exons ATGACCT TTGCAGTGAGATTGAAACCTCAAAATAGCAACAAATCGGTAGCAGCTGCCGATTTTGCAAATTGTGTACCAGAG GCCCGTGCAATTGCAGTTCATCCTTCCAG TGCTGTTATTTTTTTTTGTCTTCATAATTGTGTTGCTGATTATAATGGTGAGAGCtgcgagaaaaagaaaaaaaaggatgACAAAACAGATACACCCAATGATGTGGTCTCTGTACACCAAGCTGCAAAGCGGGCATCTCTACGCAGGT GCGTCGTAAATTCCGGGCCTGCACTGCAGTTACTTACTCCATTACTTCAACATGGAGTTACACCCATATATAGTTTGTCTGCAGCTTTCGATTCTTCAGGTGGTGTATTTCCCTCAATGCACTCATTGGCATTTTTTTGGTGTTTCTCTAGAGGTTCTCTAGCAA CTATCTCTCCTTTGTATCGTGACTGTGGTGATTGCACATACGTTTGTGCCCATTGCGGATCCCTGTTTTGGCATGCCGAACACATCAGATCATACTTCAAGGACAAAAAACTCCACTATCATTGTTGCTGTGAGAACGGCTGTGTGCAGTTACCAAGCTATGAAGAACCTCCTGGCGCTTTGAAGGAACTTTTAGAAACACGTGGTTTCATGGATAACGTCCGTGCTTACAATCAGATGTTCAGTATGACCTCTTTCGGTGCTCGCATTGATGTGACCATAAATGACGGCCGGTCTCCGTATGTTTTCAAAGTTTTGGGCCAGATTTACCACTGGATTGGTTCCCTGTGCCCTCAACCGGGAGCGTGTTCGAGGTTTCTGCAGCTTTACATCTACGATACGGGCAGCGAGGTTGAAAACAGAATGGCCCATTTTGATGGCGGAGATTCAGATCGAATCTGTGAAGGTATTGTGCGCAAGCTTATTCATATGCTCGATTCGCATAACGAGCTTGTGAGACTGATTCGGACAGCCAGAGATAAATGTAATGCTGCCGAGATTCCTACTTTCAAAATTCGATTGTTCAGTGTCACCGGATCAAAGCAGCATAGCCTTCCTACTTATGATGCAATAGGGGCTATTGTCTTTGATGCTGGTCCGCAGGCACTTTCGGATTATGATGTAATAATCCACCCAAGGTCTGAGTACCCTAGGCGAGTTAACAAACTCCATCCGTCATATATGTCGCTACAATTCCCATTGATGTTCTTTTTTGGCGAACCAGGTTTCCATCCCGGTTTAAAGTTGGTTGATGCTCCAGGTTCCACTGGTGGTCGGGTTAGAAAAATGACGATGAATATGTTCTATTGCTACCAGCTTCATGATAGGTTCAATTCTTACAGCCTCATGTTGAGGCTGGGGCGACTCTTTCAGCAGTACGTTATCACGGTCTATTGTAGTATTGAATTAGATCGGATGGATTACATTAGGAAGAAACGGAAAGATATCAGAAAAGATTACCTCTCGGGTTTGTACGACGCCATTAGCAGAGGTGATCAGAACAGTTCAGACGTGGGCAGTAGAACTATCCTCCCAGCTTCTTTCACCGGTGGTCCCCGTTATATGTACAGCCACTACCTTGATGCCCTGGTGATTTGTCGTGTTTTTGGGAATCCACAGTTCTTTGTCACTTTTAATTTCAACGTTAGGTGGCTAGAAATAGCTCGGTATCTGCAGCCTTTTCCTCGGCTTACTGCATCAGACCGGGCTGATATTGTCGCGCGTGTTTTCCACTTCAAAGTCAAAGAATTTGTTACTTTTTTAAAAGACGGGAAACCACTAG TTCTGTATACCATTGAGTTCCAGAAAAGAGGGTTACCCCATTGTCACACATTAGTGTGGTTGCATTCCTCATCCTCATCACCTATAAGCGAAAGAATAGATGATTACATATCTGCTGAACTTCCTGACCCGAGAACCGACCTCGCTGGTTATGCGTTGATCTCCGCCACTATGATGCATGGACCCTGTGGCATTCCAAACTTACGTGCATCATGCATGGAAGGGCCTACTTGCAcaaaaaaatttccaaaaaaatACAACGACAAAACCTTCTTTGATGCTGATGGCCGTGCACACTACCGAAGGCATAATACTGGTGTGTATACAACGAGTTCCGGGGTCCATCTCGATAACAGCTATGTAGTTCCTTACAACAGACTACTTTGTATGACTTTCTAA
- the LOC139899859 gene encoding uncharacterized protein, producing the protein MKLAGIFLTSQFIIVKPAVQILAVHLENMQLMKFRGNQPLQEIVEKMEQKKTTLTEWLCYNASSSTGRRLTYLDFPSEFVWYQAQKTWKCRVNINKSSIGRMSYILPAFGEVFFFFLRMLLCHQKGCTSFVDIRTVNQVEYQTYRSACEVAGLLGDDKEWTIALEEASASSTASQIRSLFTHILVYSVVSNPLALWEKHWEMMFDDISLRAAASLKMAKLHINSDDLHNYVLYEVEILLNQCGKTLSDFTLPPLQDDLLLDLANYLIMEERNYDHESLSEELIHLESRMNVKQKRIYELIRDASSNNRTELVFVYGHGGTGKTFLWKAIITGLRANGKIVLSVASSGIAYLLLPSGRTAHSRFKLPIDLTDE; encoded by the coding sequence ATGAAGCTTGCTGGCATATTTTTAACTTCCCAATTCATCATCGTGAAACCGGCAGTTCAGATCCTGGCTGTCCATTTGGAGAATATGCAGCTTATGAAGTTCCGTGGCAACCAACCACTTCAAGAAATTGTCGAAAAAATGGAACAGAAGAAAACTACTTTGACTGAGTGGCTATGTTATAACGCCTCTTCTTCCACTGGCAGGCGCCTAACATATTTGGATTTTCCGTCTGAATTTGTTTGGTATCAAGCACAAAAAACCTGGAAATGTAGAGTGAATATTAACAAGTCTTCAATTGGAAGGATGTCATACATACTTCCCGCATTCGGAGaggttttttttttcttcctaagaATGCTTTTATGCCATCAAAAGGGGTGCACAAGCTTTGTAGATATTAGAACCGTAAACCAGGTTGAATACCAGACATACCGTTCTGCTTGCGAGGTCGCTGGGCTCCTgggtgatgataaagaatggactaTAGCGCTAGAAGAAGCATCGGCATCCTCCACAGCTTCTCAGATACGGTCGCTTTTTACCCACATTCTGGTGTATTCTGTGGTCTCGAATCCGCTTGCTCTTTGGGAAAAGCACTGGGAAATGATGTTTGACGACATATCTCTGCGAGCAGCGGCCTCTTTGAAGATGGCAAAGCTACACATAAACAGTGATGACCTGCATAACTATGTTCTATATGAGGTTGAAATTCTCCTAAACCAGTGTGGAAAGACACTCAGCGACTTCACATTGCCACCTCTACAAGATGACCTTCTACTAGATCTTGCAAACTATTTGATCATGGAGGAGAGAAACTATGACCATGAATCACTTAGTGAGGAGCTGATTCATCTAGAATCAAGGATGAATGTGAAGCAGAAAAGAATCTACGAGCTGATACGTGATGCTTCCTCGAACAACAGGACAGAACTTGTGTTCGTTTATGGTCATGGTGGCACGGGCAAGACATTCTTATGGAAGGCCATAATCACGGGGCTAAGGGCCAACGGAAAGATTGTTCTTTCCGTAGCGTCATCCGGAATAGCATATTTGTTACTGCCTTCGGGCAGAACTGCTCATTCTCGATTCAAGCTACCAATTGACCTTACCGATGAGTGA